One window of the Trifolium pratense cultivar HEN17-A07 linkage group LG2, ARS_RC_1.1, whole genome shotgun sequence genome contains the following:
- the LOC123909976 gene encoding phosphatidylglycerophosphate phosphatase 1, chloroplastic/mitochondrial: MLSTSAAAQLPSCSYRIPSHLNVHHHAQQKRKLTTISLANADSQIPLRTFYGLSLPQTHSCSEGQESNYRSRYNSNQNDKHLFLHQYFSLADSEDTSNQNPETRNLSQHQVDKQSEFKKNNKDSTFLTKMWWADVKAAFGQRINFEGILCSTMVILKDPHLAQPHISVPDIRYIDWAALRRKGFKGVVFDKDNTLTVPYSLTPWPPLESSLECCKSEFGQDIAVFSNSAGLREYDHDSSKARNLERIIGIKVIRHRVKKPGGTAEEIEKHFGCESSQLIMVGDRPLTDIVYGNRNGFLTILTEPLSLAEEPFIVKQVRKLETTFVNYWSRRGLKPLEQKLLPDPRHCVKEPCP; the protein is encoded by the exons atgCTGTCTACTAGTGCTGCTGCTCAGCTTCCCAGTTGCTCGTACCGCATTCCCAGCCATCTTAACGTCCATCATCATGcccaacaaaagagaaaacTCACCACTATATCACTTGCCAATGCAGATAGCCAAATCCCTCTCAGAACCTTCTATGGTCTAAGTCTTCCTCAGACACACAGTTGCAGTGAAGGGCAAGAAAGCAATTACAGGTCTAGATACAATTCAAATCAGAACGACAAACACCTATTCCTTCATCAATATTTCTCACTTGCTGACTCAGAAGACACCAGCAACCAAAATCCAGAAACCAGAAACCTCAGTCAACATCAAGTAGACAAACAAAGTGAAttcaagaaaaacaacaaagacaGTACATTTTTAACTAAGATGTGGTGGGCAGATGTGAAAGCGGCATTTGGACAAAGAATCAACTTTGAAGGCATTCTATGTTCAACTATGGTGATCTTAAAAGACCCACATTTGGCACAGCCCCATATTTCAGTTCCTGATATAAGATACATTGACTGGGCCGCTTTACGTAGAAAGGGATTTAAGGGTGTTGTCTTTGACAAAGATAATACTCTTACAGTACCCTACTCTTTAACGCCCTGGCCTCCACTCGAGTCTTCATTGGAATGTTGTAAATCAGAGTTTGGTCAAGATATTGCTGTATTTAGTAACTCAGCTG GACTTCGTGAGTATGACCATGATAGTTCAAAAGCTAGGAATCTTGAGAGAATAATTGGAATTAAAGTCATCAGACACA GAGTGAAGAAGCCAGGTGGCACAGCTGAAGAAATCGAAAAGCATTTTGGCTGTGAATCGTCACAATTAATCATG GTGGGTGATCGGCCCCTCACTGACATTGTTTATGGCAATCGAAATGGATTTCTAACTATATTGACAGAGCCATTGAGTCTTGCCGAGGAGCCATTTATTGTTAAGCAG GTGAGGAAGCTAGAAACTACATTTGTAAATTACTGGTCTAGAAGAGGGTTGAAGCCACTTGAACAGAAGTTATTGCCAGATCCTAGACACTGCGTCAAAGAGCCATGTCCTTGA
- the LOC123909978 gene encoding NADH--cytochrome b5 reductase 1-like: MDFQRVEVISMAVALVAIVGGTAYYYYLTKKPKGCLDPENFKEFKLVKRTQLSHNVATFRFNLPNSSSVLGLPIGQHISCRGKDSLGEEVIKPYTPTTLDTDVGYFELVVKMYPQGRMSHHFSEMREGDYLAVKGPKGRFKYQPNEVKAFGMIAGGTGITPMFQVARAILENPQDKTNVNLIYANVTYDDILLKEELDDLAIKFPNRFKVYYVLNQPPEIWNGGVGFVSKEMIQAHLPEPASDIKILRCGPPPMNKAMAAHLEALGYSPQMQFQF, from the exons ATGGATTTTCAGAGGGTAGAGGTTATAAGCATGGCAGTGGCTCTTGTTGCCATTGTTGGTGGCACCGCTTACTATTACTATCTCACCAAGAAACCTAAag GGTGCTTGGATCCTGAGAACTTCAAGGAATTTAAGCTTGTCAAACGCACTCAACTCAGTCATAATGTTGCCACATTCAGATTTAATCTTCCCAATTCTAGCTCGGTGTTGGGACTTCCTATTGGACAACATATCAGCTGcag AGGGAAAGATAGTCTTGGTGAAGAAGTAATCAAACCATATACTCCAACAACATTGGACACTGATGTTGGATACTTTGAATTGGTTGTTAAG ATGTATCCACAAGGAAGAATGTCTCATCACTTTAGTGAGATGCGCGAAGGTGATTACTTAGCTGTGAAAGGACCAAAG GGACGTTTTAAGTACCAACCCAACGAAGTAAAAGCTTTTGGAATGATTGCTGGTGGCACTGGCATCACACCAATGTTTCAG GTTGCAAGAGCTATACTAGAAAATCCACAAGACAAAACCAATGTAAATTTGATATATGCCAATGTCACATATGATGACATTCTTCTAAAG GAAGAGCTGGATGACTTGGCAATTAAGTTCCCAAACCGATTTAAAGTTTATTATGTTCTAAATCAG CCACCAGAAATATGGAATGGTGGAGTTGGATTTGTATCCAAGGAAATGATACAAGCACATTTACCTGAACCAGCATCTGATATTAAG ATACTAAGGTGTGGACCACCTCCCATGAACAAGGCTATGGCTGCTCACCTTGAAGCTCTTGGATACAGTCCCCAAATGCAGTTTCAGTTTTAG
- the LOC123909980 gene encoding linamarin synthase 1-like, with translation MQQPTTKMESSNPPHTQKKPHAVLVPFPAQGHVNPFMHLAKLLRCNGFHITFVNTEFNHKRLIKSLGEDFVKGLPDFQFETIPDGLPPSDKDATQDVPPLCDATRKDCHAPFKELVNKLNSSLPHIPVTCIIGDGIMGFAGRVAKELGIPELQLWTPSSVCFVGYLHYDELVNRGIIPFKDESFMVDGTLDTRLDWISGIKDIRLKDLPSFMRVTDLSDIMFDFLGSEAKNCSRSSTIIINTFEELEDEALNFLRAKNQNIYTIGPLHLLGRHFPDKENGFKSSGSSLWKNDPKCIKWLNKWKPSSVLYINYGSIAVMTKNHLKEFAWGIANSKLPFLWIMRPDVVIGEETSNLPQEFINEVKDRGYITSWCSQDQVLAHPSVGGFLTHCGWNSTVEAISSGVPTICWPFFADQQTNCRYLCNTWGIGLEINYDVKRDEITKLVMKLMEGEKGKEMRKKCLEWKKKAIDATDLGGSSYNSFHKLIKEILHHHNGI, from the exons ATGCAACAACCAACAACAAAAATGGAGTCTAGTAATCCTCCTCATACCCAAAAAAAACCACATGCTGTATTAGTACCATTTCCAGCACAAGGTCATGTGAATCCCTTCATGCATCTAGCCAAACTACTTCGTTGCAATGGTTTCCACATAACCTTTGTAAACACTGAATTCAACCACAAACGTTTGATTAAATCTCTTGGAGAAGATTTTGTGAAGGGTCTCCCAGATTTTCAATTTGAGACCATACCCGATGGTTTGCCACCATCGGATAAAGATGCGACACAAGATGTTCCACCCTTGTGTGACGCAACTAGGAAAGATTGTCATGCTCCTTTCAAAGAGCTTGTGAATAAGCTTAACTCTTCATTACCACATATTCCAGTTACTTGCATAATTGGTGATGGCATAATGGGATTTGCTGGAAGAGTCGCAAAGGAATTGGGTATTCCGGAGTTACAACTTTGGACACCTTCTAGTGTTTGCTTTGTTGGATATTTGCATTATGATGAACTTGTCAATAGAGGAATTATTCCATTCAAAG aTGAAAGTTTTATGGTCGATGGCACCTTAGATACAAGGTTAGATTGGATCTCTGGAATTAAAGATATAAGATTAAAAGACCTTCCAAGTTTCATGAGAGTCACCGATCTAAGTGATATTATGTTTGATTTCTTGGGCTCTGAGGCAAAAAATTGTTCAaggtcatcaacaatcatcattAACACATTTGAAGAATTGGAAGATGAAGCCCTCAACTTCCTCAGAGCAAAAAACCAAAACATATATACCATTGGCCCACTTCACTTGCTTGGTCGGCATTTTCCTGACAAAGAAAATGGTTTTAAATCAAGTGGTTCAAGTTTATGGAAAAACGACCCAAAATGCATAAAATGGCTGAATAAGTGGAAACCTAGCTCAGTTTTGTATATTAATTATGGAAGTATTGCTGTTATGACAAAAAATCACTTGAAAGAATTTGCTTGGGGAATAGCAAATAGCAAGTTACCATTTTTATGGATAATGAGGCCAGATgttgtaattggtgaagaaactTCAAATTTACCGCAAGAGTTTATAAATGAAGTTAAGGATAGAGGATACATAACTAGTTGGTGCTCTCAAGACCAAGTGCTTGCTCATCCATCCGTCGGAGGATTCTTAACTCATTGTGGTTGGAATTCTACGGTCGAAGCAATTTCTTCAGGTGTGCCTACTATTTGTTGGCCATTCTTTGCTGATCAACAAACAAATTGTAGGTATTTATGCAACACTTGGGGGATAGGATTGGAAATTAACTATGATGTGAAAAGAGATGAGATAACAAAACTTGTGATGAAACTTATGGAAGGagagaaaggaaaagaaatgaGAAAAAAGTGCTTGGAGTGGAAGAAGAAAGCTATAGATGCTACTGATTTGGGAGGATCATCATACAATAgttttcataaattaattaaagagaTTCTTCATCATCACAATGGTATTTAA